The Mycetohabitans endofungorum genome contains a region encoding:
- a CDS encoding SDR family oxidoreductase, whose protein sequence is MTENQRPEPPLPHQQQTTVPGHTGDMQPQPDHGEHSYQGSGRLAGKASIITGGDSGIGRAVAIAFAREGADVLIAYLNEDDDARETARWVEQAGRRAVLVRGDVAQREHCARIVQQAVDAFGKIDVVVNNAAFQMTHESLDEISDDEWDNTFDTNIGAMFRITRSALHHMKAGGAIINTTSINADRPNPTLLAYAATKGAIQNFTAGLAQLLAQKGIRANCVAPGPIWTPLIPATMPAEKVKQFGTQVPMKRPGQPAEVAPVYVMLASDESSYVSGATVAVTGGAPML, encoded by the coding sequence ATGACTGAAAATCAACGTCCAGAACCCCCACTGCCACACCAACAGCAAACTACAGTGCCTGGCCACACTGGGGACATGCAACCGCAACCCGACCATGGCGAGCATTCATACCAAGGCTCGGGCCGTCTTGCTGGCAAAGCGTCGATCATTACCGGCGGCGATAGCGGAATCGGACGCGCAGTCGCCATCGCTTTTGCTAGGGAAGGCGCTGACGTGTTGATTGCCTATCTTAATGAGGACGACGATGCGCGCGAGACAGCGCGCTGGGTTGAGCAGGCAGGACGACGCGCCGTGCTCGTGCGCGGCGATGTGGCACAGCGCGAGCACTGCGCGCGGATTGTCCAGCAAGCCGTTGACGCATTCGGCAAAATCGATGTTGTGGTCAATAATGCGGCGTTTCAAATGACGCACGAGTCGCTGGACGAGATCTCAGACGATGAGTGGGACAACACATTCGATACGAACATTGGCGCGATGTTCAGGATCACCCGGTCCGCGCTGCATCATATGAAGGCGGGCGGCGCCATCATCAACACCACATCGATCAATGCCGACCGTCCGAATCCGACGTTGCTGGCGTATGCCGCCACCAAAGGGGCGATCCAAAATTTCACGGCGGGATTGGCACAATTGCTCGCGCAAAAAGGCATTCGAGCAAACTGCGTAGCGCCGGGGCCGATTTGGACCCCTTTGATCCCCGCGACAATGCCGGCGGAAAAGGTCAAGCAATTTGGCACGCAGGTGCCGATGAAACGGCCCGGACAGCCAGCCGAAGTGGCCCCCGTGTATGTGATGCTCGCGTCCGACGAATCGAGCTATGTTTCAGGCGCAACGGTTGCGGTAACGGGTGGCGCACCGATGCTTTAA